The stretch of DNA AATATGAAGGTCATAGGAACAATGCTACTGGTATATATTATTGTTTGGTACATTCTACaagaattaaatgaaaatttgcacttattatatttcatatttcatagTGAAGGGAGTTAATTTCTTTGGGCCAAAGAGTGAATTTGTTATATCTGGGTCGGATTGTGGAAATATATTTATCTGGGATAAGAATACGGAAGCAATCGTAAATTGGATGCCTGGAGATGAACAAGGAGTGGTATGTaatctattaaaaatataatgataaagtTTAATAACACTCTGTCGTATAGGTAAATTGTTTAGAACCTCATCCACATATTCCTATTCTTGCAACAAGTGGGCTTGATTGTGATGTGAAAATTTGGGCACCTTCTTGCGAAGATCCACCTTTACTTCAAAAAATAGAAAGTGTACCTTTAATAGAAAAAGTATGTGTAATTTACGAAAATTGTTGtgatataaacatatatatgttattattttatatatgttctATTCTAGTGTGTTACGTCTAACGCAATGAACAGGGCACAAGAAACTACTACAGAATCCGATGCATTCGATAGTCAAATGCTTTGGATATTATTAAGACATATTCGTCATACGGAAAGAGTAAGACTAGTGTGTATTGATTAATATAAATTGACAATTATAAGAATACAAAATTTTACCGAAATTTATTTGATCATTTTACATTGTGATGTAGAATCTAAACGTAAGACGAGTTTCCAGTGACCAAAATCAGGATGAtgatgacgacgacgatgatgataATATTGATGATTCTTCGGATGATGACTCTTCTGATCATAGCGATAGTCAATCAGAAGGAGATGGAATTAGAAGATTGCAATGTCCTCCATCTTAGAGGTATTAAAACGGACTATTCTACGTTTTgtacattaatatttatactgTCTTTGAATGATGTTATTACAAATGGCTAATTATGATGAAGAGATTATGATAAATTTAGACGTTTTGAAATTTCGATTTATCTTGTTCTACCAATTTACTAGTTTAATAATACAAgtgatatgtataatttattataatcatAAGATTTAGGGTGCGTTGAATATGTATAAAGACttgataaaaatatgtaaagtaTTAGATGAAGATTAGAAATAATGTAGATCCATTTCTCGTAACAACACAATTACAATTTTGTATTATTctctgaaaaattaaaaaaattactgTTCCTAAAAAGATAAGTATTTACGAtcatatttaacaaatatagCCAAATTTACATTcttgtttttattatttataaatttaatgatatttcagaataatattttaattgtttttccaaCACAAATTATGTTTTGCAAATTGTGAAAAGAATGCAAAGTTTAAATATCGAAATGTaacataaaagaaaataaaggatTGTTTCTATGCATAATATTGTTATTGgtacaatttttttttgttatataaaataaaaagtagaaCAATGACATAATTTAGTAGTAGAATAAGATTTACTTTGTAATGTGTACGGTAATATGATTAAAATATTGGTCTTTTAAGACATACACATAATGTTCTTCAAAAGATGCCTATGGAATGAGCAAGACCAGCATACATGTATAATGTTGTAACACCCATGATGAAAGTAGTAGTAGCTTTAACAATAAGGGCTGACCATGGGCCAGTTAAGAAAAATACTACGAGAAAATCTAAAATAAGTGGCCTATATACTGTAAGTATAAGCATACCAACTACTATTGGAACTAAACTTCGTTTTAAATCATGTCGTGACCATAACCATACAAGTGTTGCTGTAGTTATATGTTGtacctatatatataaaaaataaagtaataataaaaaattttttacgAGGTATTACTTATTAAAGTAGTAGTACATTATTACTCACTAAATTAATATTAGATTCAAGACTCTTTTGAATGTATTTCCAATCAAATTCTGCGCCTCTTGCTCCTACCCATAATAGAAGGAACCTAGTAAGTAATACCTCAGCTCCAGCCCATCCAACTCCAGCAGTTAAAATTTTTGCATGCCCTTTACCGGGTATATTGttcaatgataataaaattcCTACTAAATCAGCTAAATCTATCGAAGACTTTAGAAATTCCTATATAGTTTATTATATGTTAAAtgagttaattaataattaaatacaagcgaattaaaaatatgaatacaTACACCAATTAAATCATAACCTTCACCTCCTACGTTATCTGCTGTAGGGAAAAAAGTAGCAAGTGCCAGCATTTTTACTAActgtgtaaatatgtaaatacctCCAGCTTGAATACATTTCCAAAATGCACCATATTCTGATCTGAAAGTTTATATATATACTTCGAAATGTGTTATGCGTATGATAAATAcattaagaaataaattataattataattaaattataattaatgtaGTATAATTATCATATGATATTAATTGTCATATGTAGTACAATTATTGAAATCAAAATAAATTCCAAGATAATGATCAAATAATAACAACTATAAATAGGTTAGAAATGGTTAAAATGTACTTACAATCCTGAATATTTATAGGTAAGATAATAGGGAACATAAACTAAAGCTAAACAATTTCCAAAATGATATAATGTCATCTTTTcagtaatattatgtaatttaatttaaatactaTTCATCATTATATAGCAGACGATTCATATACAAAAGATGACAATATGACAAGTATCAAATGGGATGCTATATCTGCAGTAGGGAAGTCTGTATTTTTGATAGTATAAAAGCACAGACGAGATATAGAATAGACGTGGTATACAatgtttttccatgtcccacaTTTTCGGATTATCATTTTCGTGACATATGCGCCACTATCGATTCAGTGTAGTACTGGTTTAAATTAAAACTAAAGTCTTATATGAAATTATAGATAAAATATAGAACAGGATATTCTGTAATCGCAATGAAGTATagaattctatatttttataatacttcAAGAAGCATTGTACATtatcaaaataatatattgctgtatagtaatagttaAATATTTCACTTACgtagtttcaaataaaattatagttttatatatatgaaatataagaatgtatatttttatatctttgttttcgtttgaattttcatttttgtattatcaaaataattgttaattacatacatatatcacagACGAGTACCTATACTTAATTAATGATATTATAAAGAATAGAGTATAAGTACTTTGATTATAgataaataattcttatattCACCGAAGTAAATTGTAGAGGGCGTAAGAAAGACTAATTATTTTCTaggtcggtatttcagaacGTGAGACATGAAGTCCCGTGTAATATCAGGTCTATACTGTACATAATCAATGATCAAACgtaaaatttttccattttattaataattttttattaattttgacGTAGTTTGTgatcatatgtatgtatgtcgaTTTTGAGTTTTAAATATTTGTCATTTACAATCtacaataaaaatgaaaaaattatagtgttgttattaaaaaactaaataatttttttcaggtacgttatattttatatttttaagttcttttatttatatgatatttatttaagaaGTTATTTCGATTGTGCTTACTTTATCTATGAAGTTCTTAATCTATTAGGTTATGTTTTAGTTTGTTTTAAGTAAGGTTATCTTTTCGTTTCTTATTTTCATTtccaaagaaatatttaaaaggaCAATAATTATTCTGTTCGTTAATAATTTCACAGATTGATAAGATCATATATTTACAAGTGgtagatatataaaaaatacattacTGACATGATATAATTTTCAATAACTTTTAATGTATAAATTATTTAGTTGCTTATAATTTTTTAGTAAGATTAGTCTATGTACGTGTATGTACTATAAAACTATAGTTTTTagtacattataacttatatataACTTACATGGCACAAACGTTTTTTTCTGCAACATTAAATCATCCCCTATATATTTTAACCCCTTTGAAAGGGGTACCAGTCACCCCTTTAATTCCTAAAAAAGGGGTGACTGATGAAAAAGGGTGTTGCAGCTGGAAAGATATTGACTATGTGTTTCTAATAGTTTTGATTTATTTAAATGCTTTTTTTAATGATTAATTTCATTGTAATGTGACATagatacgtaaaaatatataagtatattttcattaaaaggATGAAGGTTTCATGAAAGAaataagtatataaaatattagaatgtATTATGAATTTGACAATTCTTTCTCTTATATTCAGTTAGAATTCACAAGACACACCCTTTTAGCTTTGGGATTTGGAGTATTGTAACGGAGCATGCTCCATCTTCTTAACGTTTCAGTCTGCTTTTTAGAATCCATCTACCCTTTCCAATGTTGTCGATGGTAGATACGGTCCCTTCTTTTTTTCCCACTTGGAATCAGTAGGACACACCCCTTTTAGCATGGGATTTAGAATATTCCAATGGAGCATGCTCCGTCTGTAAACCACCACAGCCTGTATTGTAAAAGCAGTTCTCCCTTTCTATCATTTGTGATAGAGAACCCACTCCGAGGGATTGGTTGGAAATTCCCTATGATTGGTCAGGGATGCTCTGGGA from Bombus affinis isolate iyBomAffi1 chromosome 3, iyBomAffi1.2, whole genome shotgun sequence encodes:
- the LOC126914083 gene encoding transmembrane protein 147 → MTLYHFGNCLALVYVPYYLTYKYSGLSEYGAFWKCIQAGGIYIFTQLVKMLALATFFPTADNVGGEGYDLIGEFLKSSIDLADLVGILLSLNNIPGKGHAKILTAGVGWAGAEVLLTRFLLLWVGARGAEFDWKYIQKSLESNINLVQHITTATLVWLWSRHDLKRSLVPIVVGMLILTVYRPLILDFLVVFFLTGPWSALIVKATTTFIMGVTTLYMYAGLAHSIGIF